A window from Candidatus Arthromitus sp. SFB-rat-Yit encodes these proteins:
- the der gene encoding ribosome biogenesis GTPase Der produces the protein MKKPIVAIVGRPNVGKSTLFNKIVGDRVSIVDDSPGVTRDRIYRDAEWLNHKFIMIDTGGIEFKTSDDMFKNMRIQTELAIETADVILFLVDGKSGLVDGDREIARILRKSKKPIILVVNKIDSKKDEMNFYEFYEFGLGEPCSISSTQALGLGDMLDELVKHFDDIEIEEDEEDIVKIAFVGKPNVGKSSLINKLLGYNRSIVSDLAGTTRDSIDTYFENEIGKFNLIDTAGIRKKSKIKENIEHYSVIRSLYSIDRCDVCILMIDATQGVTEQDEKILGYAHERNKAIVILVNKWDIVEKNDKTYNEFKKNIQNQLSFVTYAPYLFISALTGQRIHQVLKIAKKCYDNYSRRVPTGILNEIIGRATMIKEPPIVGLKRLKIYYCTQVDIKPPKFIFFINDEKTLHFSYTRYLHNQIRESFDFEGTGIDIHYKERKEKK, from the coding sequence ATGAAAAAACCAATCGTTGCAATTGTTGGTCGTCCTAATGTGGGAAAATCTACATTATTTAATAAAATTGTTGGGGATAGAGTTTCTATAGTTGATGATTCTCCAGGAGTTACTCGTGATAGAATTTACAGAGATGCAGAATGGCTTAATCATAAATTCATAATGATTGATACTGGTGGTATTGAATTTAAAACAAGTGATGATATGTTTAAAAATATGAGGATTCAAACAGAGCTTGCAATAGAAACTGCTGATGTTATTTTATTTCTTGTAGATGGAAAATCTGGTCTTGTAGATGGGGATAGAGAAATTGCGAGAATACTACGCAAAAGTAAAAAACCTATAATACTTGTTGTAAACAAAATTGATTCTAAAAAAGATGAAATGAATTTTTATGAATTTTATGAATTTGGTTTAGGTGAGCCTTGTTCTATATCATCAACTCAAGCTTTGGGTCTTGGTGATATGCTTGATGAACTTGTTAAACATTTCGATGATATAGAAATTGAAGAAGATGAGGAAGATATTGTTAAAATTGCCTTTGTCGGTAAACCTAATGTAGGTAAATCCTCATTGATAAATAAGTTATTAGGATATAATAGGTCTATAGTGAGTGATTTAGCTGGTACAACTAGAGATTCTATTGATACATATTTTGAAAATGAAATTGGAAAATTTAATTTAATAGATACAGCTGGTATTAGGAAGAAGTCAAAAATTAAAGAGAATATTGAGCATTACAGTGTTATTCGTAGTCTTTATAGTATCGATAGATGTGACGTTTGTATACTTATGATTGATGCAACTCAAGGGGTGACAGAGCAAGATGAAAAAATACTTGGTTATGCACATGAAAGAAATAAAGCCATAGTCATACTTGTAAATAAATGGGATATCGTAGAGAAAAATGATAAAACTTATAATGAATTTAAAAAGAACATACAAAATCAACTTAGCTTTGTTACATATGCTCCGTATCTATTTATATCTGCATTAACAGGACAGCGAATTCATCAAGTTTTAAAAATTGCCAAAAAATGTTATGATAATTATTCAAGAAGAGTTCCAACAGGAATTTTAAATGAAATTATTGGAAGAGCTACTATGATAAAAGAACCTCCAATAGTTGGTCTAAAAAGATTAAAAATATATTATTGTACTCAAGTTGATATCAAACCGCCTAAATTTATATTTTTCATAAATGATGAAAAAACCCTACACTTTTCATATACAAGATATCTTCATAATCAAATAAGAGAAAGCTTTGACTTTGAGGGGACAGGCATAGACATACATTATAAGGAGAGGAAAGAAAAGAAATGA
- a CDS encoding M28 family metallopeptidase → MNLFKRVKLLLLAFVILFSVSSCVKNSDNATLNELYKDAMTYSKVTQLKNEFNETNNAPTQNLDLIDGTEKILQILTSEDFKGRGSDTDGNDKTVEYLNSQFSNIGLDYLFKDTYLHKYKFTTTLDDSILDPDGEKSNVIGLIKGTKHNEKSKAVVITAHFDHVGIGIGQTSKNKDAIYPGAVDNASGTAALLRIAYKLKEISKETPFETDIIIAAVNHEELGYVGSIALVNDIKDRYENIYNINMDCIGIKNGSPLIVYSNDKRSPELSSLIFKYMDTLDEKIKKDTEIKYYTSDQVVFEKNGMQTIALFDTIYKNMIHQTSDTVENNIDVERLNKLVDYICEFLKFNDKNTIVKKEPIKD, encoded by the coding sequence ATGAATTTATTTAAACGTGTAAAACTTTTATTACTGGCTTTTGTAATTTTATTTAGTGTAAGCTCTTGTGTGAAAAATAGTGATAATGCCACTCTTAATGAACTTTATAAGGATGCTATGACTTATTCAAAAGTTACACAATTAAAAAATGAATTTAATGAAACAAATAATGCTCCAACTCAAAATTTAGATTTAATTGATGGAACAGAAAAAATACTTCAAATTTTAACTTCTGAGGATTTTAAAGGAAGAGGAAGTGATACCGATGGAAATGACAAAACCGTTGAGTATTTAAACTCTCAATTTTCAAATATAGGTCTTGATTATTTGTTTAAAGATACATATTTACATAAATACAAATTCACAACAACTCTTGATGATAGTATTCTTGATCCAGATGGTGAAAAGAGTAATGTTATCGGATTAATTAAAGGTACAAAACATAATGAAAAAAGCAAGGCAGTTGTAATTACAGCACATTTTGACCATGTAGGAATCGGTATTGGTCAAACATCAAAAAACAAAGATGCTATTTATCCTGGAGCTGTAGATAACGCTTCTGGTACAGCGGCACTTTTAAGAATAGCGTATAAATTAAAGGAAATCTCAAAAGAAACTCCATTTGAAACTGATATAATAATAGCAGCTGTTAATCATGAAGAATTAGGATACGTTGGATCAATAGCATTAGTTAACGATATAAAAGATAGATATGAAAATATTTACAATATAAACATGGATTGTATTGGTATAAAAAATGGATCTCCCCTCATTGTTTACAGCAATGATAAAAGGTCACCAGAATTATCATCTTTAATTTTTAAATATATGGACACATTAGATGAAAAAATTAAAAAGGATACAGAAATTAAATATTATACTAGTGATCAAGTAGTATTTGAAAAAAATGGAATGCAAACAATTGCTTTATTTGATACTATATATAAAAATATGATTCATCAAACTAGCGATACTGTTGAAAATAATATTGATGTTGAAAGATTAAACAAATTAGTTGATTATATTTGTGAATTTTTAAAATTTAATGATAAGAACACAATAGTTAAAAAAGAACCAATAAAAGATTAA
- a CDS encoding GNAT family N-acetyltransferase has translation MIIRKEEICDFEEIYSLVKIAFENAEHSDGNEHELVNKLRKGKSFIPELSLVCEIDGEIVGHIMFTKAEINGNTVLVLAPLSVLPEKQNRGIGLALIKEGHSIAKKLGYTYSVVVGSEKYYPKAGYLPAIKFGIKASFDVPDENFMAYKINKNIKDNVCGTIKYAKEFGID, from the coding sequence ATGATCATACGTAAGGAAGAGATTTGTGATTTTGAAGAAATATATTCTCTAGTTAAAATTGCTTTTGAAAATGCCGAGCATTCCGATGGTAATGAACATGAATTGGTAAATAAACTTCGAAAAGGAAAATCATTTATACCTGAGCTTTCATTAGTTTGTGAAATAGATGGGGAAATTGTAGGACATATAATGTTTACAAAAGCTGAAATTAATGGTAATACCGTTTTAGTTTTAGCTCCTTTATCAGTTCTACCTGAAAAGCAAAACCGAGGAATAGGGTTAGCTTTAATTAAAGAAGGACATAGTATCGCAAAAAAATTAGGTTATACATATTCAGTGGTTGTAGGAAGTGAAAAATATTATCCTAAAGCAGGATATTTACCAGCAATCAAATTTGGAATAAAAGCATCTTTCGATGTTCCAGATGAAAATTTTATGGCTTATAAGATAAACAAAAATATAAAAGATAATGTTTGTGGAACTATAAAATATGCAAAAGAGTTTGGAATCGATTAA
- a CDS encoding restriction endonuclease subunit S, with product MGKLDKLIKELCPDGVEYQTILDCTQMQKGKSLSKKDAREGNYPVISGGREPAFYCDMFNRTDETITVAGSGAGAGYVQYWNEPIFVCDAFSIKTNDKILTKYVYYCLSNMQDKIYSTKKGAGIPHVYISDIGKFKIPIPPLELQEEIVHILDSFTEFTTELIENLKTELTARRKQYEYYRDRLLNDVEKDSEMIEINKVIKKVININWNTVSQFENWNYIDLSSVNIKNSSINNTVIINVDDHPSRAQQQVKINDVIFGTTRPTQMRLAIIPESLDNQICSTGYCVLRADTKFLLSKWLYYNLSAKRFQIYVEKFQQGASYPSITDTLVKKYMISIPSIEKQQKIINILDRFDKLCNDLTEGLPAEIEARKKQYEYYRDKLLTFKERGVL from the coding sequence ATGGGCAAACTTGATAAATTGATAAAAGAACTTTGTCCTGATGGGGTGGAATATCAAACAATATTAGATTGTACACAAATGCAAAAAGGCAAATCTTTAAGTAAAAAAGATGCAAGAGAGGGAAATTATCCTGTTATTTCTGGAGGACGTGAACCAGCTTTTTATTGTGATATGTTTAATAGAACAGATGAAACTATAACTGTAGCGGGAAGTGGAGCAGGTGCAGGATATGTTCAATATTGGAATGAACCCATTTTTGTATGTGATGCCTTTTCAATAAAAACAAATGATAAGATTTTAACAAAATATGTTTATTATTGTTTGTCAAACATGCAAGATAAGATATATTCAACAAAAAAAGGAGCAGGAATTCCTCATGTTTATATTTCTGATATTGGGAAATTTAAGATTCCAATACCACCGTTAGAGCTTCAAGAAGAGATTGTACATATTTTAGATTCGTTTACAGAGTTTACAACAGAACTTATAGAAAATCTTAAGACTGAGCTTACAGCAAGAAGGAAACAGTATGAGTATTATAGAGATAGATTGCTAAATGATGTTGAAAAAGATTCAGAGATGATTGAAATTAATAAGGTTATTAAGAAAGTAATTAATATAAATTGGAATACGGTTTCTCAATTTGAAAATTGGAATTATATAGACTTATCTTCCGTTAATATTAAAAATAGTTCTATAAATAACACGGTTATTATTAATGTTGATGATCATCCAAGTAGGGCACAACAACAAGTTAAAATAAATGATGTTATATTTGGTACAACTAGACCAACTCAAATGAGATTGGCAATAATTCCTGAATCATTAGATAATCAAATATGTAGTACTGGATACTGTGTTTTGCGTGCAGATACCAAATTTTTATTATCTAAATGGTTATATTATAATTTGTCGGCTAAGAGATTTCAAATTTACGTTGAAAAATTTCAACAAGGTGCAAGTTATCCATCTATAACAGATACATTAGTTAAGAAATATATGATAAGTATTCCTAGTATTGAAAAACAACAAAAAATTATTAATATATTAGATAGATTTGACAAGCTTTGTAACGATTTAACTGAAGGACTTCCTGCAGAAATTGAAGCCAGGAAGAAACAATACGAATATTATAGAGATAAGCTTTTGACTTTTAAAGAAAGAGGTGTGTTATGA
- a CDS encoding N-acetylmuramoyl-L-alanine amidase — MEIKINEKLIKYNFSSRNGEKIKYLVIHDTNNTDIGANAEAHYNYFNSGDIGASAHYFVDDIQILRIVKDSDKSFHCGDGHGRYGITNENSIGIEMCVNSDGDYKKMYNNTLKLIKYEMDKQNISIDYVVRHYDASRKICPFSMKDNDWENWKQLKKDIQDMNDYTKFIKLLYENLFKREPDDEGLKYWNNKLKNGLSYGDMLKYMADSDEFKNIYLK, encoded by the coding sequence ATGGAAATCAAGATTAACGAAAAGTTGATTAAATATAATTTTTCTTCGAGAAATGGAGAAAAGATTAAATATCTGGTTATACACGATACAAATAATACTGACATTGGTGCGAATGCTGAGGCTCATTACAATTATTTTAATTCAGGAGATATAGGGGCATCTGCTCATTATTTTGTAGATGATATTCAAATTTTGAGGATTGTTAAAGATTCAGATAAATCTTTTCATTGTGGAGATGGTCATGGACGATATGGAATTACAAATGAAAATAGCATTGGAATAGAAATGTGTGTTAATTCTGATGGCGATTACAAAAAGATGTATAACAACACGCTTAAATTGATCAAGTATGAAATGGACAAACAAAATATTTCGATTGATTATGTTGTAAGACATTACGATGCCAGTAGAAAAATATGTCCATTTTCAATGAAAGACAACGATTGGGAAAATTGGAAACAGTTAAAAAAGGATATACAAGACATGAATGATTATACAAAATTTATAAAGTTATTGTATGAAAATTTATTTAAGCGAGAGCCAGATGATGAGGGTCTGAAATATTGGAACAATAAATTGAAAAATGGTTTGAGTTATGGTGATATGTTAAAATATATGGCTGATAGCGATGAATTTAAAAATATATATTTGAAATAA
- the phoU gene encoding phosphate signaling complex protein PhoU, producing MRIKFRKVLDELNESLLKLGNLVIDQFEKSEKVLRTKDTELAKLIIENDDNIDFLKEEMEYKCLKLIATQNPLASDLRRLFTTIKIIQDLERIGDYAVDLAKVSMYIPENESIDSEISDYFSNAIKKMVREVVQAYIDNNKKKAIEIYESDELIDNEYTKVFSNIMEKMNSGKISNNIAVQTLFVIKYYERAGDHINNICENIMYLKSGEFFKRKLNN from the coding sequence ATGCGTATAAAATTTAGAAAAGTGTTAGATGAATTAAATGAATCTTTATTGAAATTAGGCAATCTTGTTATAGATCAGTTTGAAAAATCAGAAAAGGTTTTAAGGACTAAAGACACTGAATTGGCGAAATTAATTATTGAAAATGATGATAATATAGATTTTCTTAAAGAGGAAATGGAATATAAATGTTTAAAACTTATTGCTACTCAAAATCCACTTGCGAGTGATTTGAGAAGATTGTTTACAACAATAAAAATAATTCAAGATTTGGAGCGTATAGGAGATTATGCTGTAGATCTTGCAAAAGTATCTATGTATATACCTGAAAATGAAAGTATTGATTCTGAAATATCAGATTATTTTTCCAATGCGATTAAAAAAATGGTTAGAGAAGTTGTTCAGGCCTATATTGATAACAACAAGAAAAAGGCTATTGAAATATATGAGAGTGATGAATTGATTGATAATGAGTATACTAAGGTTTTTTCAAATATTATGGAGAAAATGAATTCTGGGAAAATTTCAAATAATATAGCTGTTCAAACATTATTTGTGATCAAATATTATGAGAGAGCTGGTGACCATATAAATAATATTTGCGAAAATATTATGTATTTAAAATCTGGTGAATTTTTTAAAAGGAAGTTAAATAATTAA
- the pstB gene encoding phosphate ABC transporter ATP-binding protein PstB → MKKVIIKVEDLNFFYGEKQTLFNINIDIYENKVTALIGPSGCGKSTFLRNLNRMNEMFDYSRYTGKILLDGKDIKEQDVVLLRKEVGLVFQKPNPFPKSIYDNIVFAPRNYGIKDKNILDELVETTLKDVALWDEVKDDLKKSAYNLSGGQQQRLCIARCLATQPKIILMDEPTSALDPISTIKIEELLVKLRKKYTIVIVTHNMQQAGRISDYTAFFLNGKLEEMDRTEKIFQNPANKLTEDYITGRFG, encoded by the coding sequence ATGAAAAAAGTTATTATAAAAGTTGAAGATTTAAATTTCTTTTACGGAGAAAAGCAAACTTTGTTCAACATAAATATCGACATATATGAAAATAAAGTTACAGCTCTTATTGGACCTTCTGGATGTGGTAAATCTACATTTTTAAGAAATTTAAATAGAATGAATGAAATGTTTGATTACTCTAGATATACAGGCAAGATACTCTTAGATGGTAAGGATATAAAAGAGCAAGATGTTGTGCTACTTCGAAAAGAAGTTGGGTTAGTTTTTCAAAAGCCAAATCCATTTCCTAAATCTATTTATGATAATATAGTCTTTGCTCCAAGAAATTATGGAATAAAAGATAAAAATATTTTAGATGAACTTGTTGAAACTACTTTGAAAGATGTTGCCCTTTGGGATGAAGTTAAAGATGATTTGAAAAAAAGTGCTTATAATTTATCTGGAGGTCAACAACAAAGATTGTGTATTGCAAGATGTTTAGCAACTCAACCCAAAATAATTTTAATGGATGAACCTACTTCTGCATTAGATCCAATTTCTACCATAAAAATAGAGGAATTATTGGTAAAACTTAGAAAGAAATATACTATTGTAATAGTTACTCATAATATGCAACAAGCGGGAAGAATTTCTGATTACACAGCATTTTTCTTAAATGGTAAACTTGAAGAAATGGATAGAACTGAAAAAATATTTCAAAATCCAGCGAATAAGCTTACAGAGGACTATATTACAGGAAGGTTTGGATAG
- the pstA gene encoding phosphate ABC transporter permease PstA has product MKIDLYDNEIIKNNLKKRKYKDKVLKIVTIIATLIGVFFLIALLIQIFSNGLKNLNWKFITSFPSSRPARAGILPAIVGSVYILILTSIISIPLGIGTAIYLELYAKSSKFTNFIKLNIQNLAGVPAIVYGILGLGVFVKFFMFGSSILSGALTLSLLVLSPIIISSQEAIRTVPYSLYEGALALGVSKWKAIKGVIIPCAMSNIITGIVLSLARAIGEASPLIVVGAATFIRFVPLSLFDGFTVLPIQIYNWTSRPEPEFQQLASSGIIILLLIVLIFNIAAIIIRKKFEKKYD; this is encoded by the coding sequence ATGAAAATTGATTTGTATGATAATGAGATTATAAAAAATAATCTAAAAAAGAGAAAGTATAAAGATAAAGTATTGAAAATTGTTACAATAATTGCAACTCTTATAGGTGTATTTTTCTTAATTGCTCTATTAATTCAGATTTTTTCGAATGGTTTGAAAAATTTAAACTGGAAATTCATAACAAGTTTCCCATCAAGTAGACCTGCAAGAGCTGGAATATTACCAGCAATTGTTGGAAGCGTTTATATATTAATTTTAACTTCAATAATTTCTATACCTCTTGGGATCGGTACGGCTATTTATTTGGAACTGTATGCTAAATCTTCAAAATTTACAAATTTTATAAAATTAAATATACAAAATCTTGCAGGAGTTCCTGCTATTGTATATGGAATACTTGGTCTTGGAGTTTTTGTAAAATTTTTCATGTTTGGATCAAGTATATTATCTGGAGCATTAACACTCTCACTTTTAGTTTTGTCGCCAATAATAATTTCTTCTCAAGAAGCAATTAGAACTGTTCCATATTCATTGTATGAGGGAGCTTTAGCTCTTGGTGTATCTAAATGGAAAGCTATTAAGGGAGTAATTATTCCATGTGCTATGTCAAACATAATTACTGGAATAGTTTTATCTCTTGCCCGTGCCATTGGTGAAGCATCTCCACTTATTGTTGTTGGAGCTGCAACATTTATAAGATTTGTCCCTTTAAGTTTGTTTGATGGATTTACGGTATTGCCTATACAAATATATAATTGGACTTCAAGACCAGAGCCAGAATTCCAACAATTGGCATCATCAGGAATAATTATTTTACTGTTGATAGTTTTGATATTTAATATCGCGGCAATCATTATAAGGAAAAAATTTGAGAAAAAATATGATTAA
- the pstC gene encoding phosphate ABC transporter permease subunit PstC has product MKEKFIEGLLRLFAFISILITISIVFLLLFEAKDFFKEVSFFDLFKGNSWNPLLSTPTYNIMTLVIGTIIIAVIACLIAIPIGLLISIYLSEYASKKVRAILKPVLEALAFIPSVVYGFFALTFITPVLKLFIHNLEIYNALSAGIAIGIMIIPMIASLSEDALRSIPGSIKRGAYALGSTKYEVTSKVLIPAARSGIISSFILAISRAIGETMVVAIASGSNPLFNMNPLKSIQTLTTYMANVSMGDVSFDSIEYKTIFVCGAILFLITLILNIVARKIINKNKYKF; this is encoded by the coding sequence GTGAAAGAGAAATTTATAGAAGGTTTGCTGAGATTATTTGCATTTATTTCAATTCTTATCACAATCAGTATAGTTTTCCTATTGTTATTTGAAGCTAAAGATTTTTTTAAGGAAGTTAGTTTTTTTGATTTATTTAAAGGTAATTCCTGGAATCCACTTTTAAGTACCCCAACTTATAATATTATGACTTTAGTAATTGGAACTATAATTATAGCTGTTATTGCGTGTTTAATAGCAATACCTATAGGTCTTTTAATTTCAATTTATTTAAGTGAATATGCATCTAAAAAAGTTCGTGCTATTTTGAAACCTGTTTTAGAAGCATTAGCATTTATTCCATCAGTTGTTTATGGATTTTTTGCATTAACATTTATAACTCCTGTGTTGAAGTTGTTTATACATAATTTAGAGATATATAACGCATTAAGTGCTGGTATTGCTATAGGGATAATGATTATTCCGATGATTGCTTCTTTAAGTGAGGATGCATTAAGGAGTATACCAGGATCAATAAAAAGAGGTGCTTATGCACTTGGTAGTACAAAGTATGAAGTTACAAGCAAAGTTTTAATTCCAGCAGCTAGATCAGGAATTATATCATCATTTATTTTGGCTATTTCTCGAGCTATAGGTGAAACAATGGTTGTTGCAATTGCATCTGGAAGCAATCCTCTTTTTAATATGAATCCATTGAAGAGTATACAGACATTAACAACTTATATGGCTAATGTTAGTATGGGAGATGTTTCATTTGATTCAATTGAATATAAGACAATTTTTGTTTGTGGAGCTATATTATTTTTGATTACCTTAATTTTAAATATTGTAGCTCGCAAAATTATAAACAAAAATAAATATAAGTTTTAG
- a CDS encoding PstS family phosphate ABC transporter substrate-binding protein codes for MNKGFFKILNLGVVLCLFLFVSCSNVQNKSTLRGNIVIDGSSTVYPITEIVAEEFSIVNPKVRISIAESGTGGGMKKFIEGEIDIVNASRKIKDSELDRAKNNGIDAQELVVANDGISVIVSKDNTFATNLTKEEVSHIFRYDNPAKYWSDVREGFPNELIKVYTPGTASGTFEFFTEIVNGKAKLQREDAIVSEDDNILIKGISGDKYSIGYFGYSYYESNKDKINLISIDNVEPSTQTINDESYLLSRPLRIYFNKNNLDRQEISEFLKFYLLNAGTLAKEVNLVQLSDKSYENQLDNLK; via the coding sequence ATGAACAAAGGATTCTTTAAGATATTAAATTTGGGAGTAGTTTTGTGCTTATTTTTATTTGTTTCTTGCAGTAATGTTCAAAATAAATCTACTTTGCGTGGTAATATTGTTATTGATGGGTCATCAACAGTTTATCCGATAACAGAAATAGTAGCTGAAGAATTTTCTATAGTAAATCCAAAAGTTAGAATATCTATAGCTGAGTCTGGAACTGGTGGAGGAATGAAAAAGTTTATTGAGGGTGAAATTGATATAGTTAATGCTTCTAGAAAAATTAAGGATTCTGAACTTGATAGAGCTAAAAATAATGGAATAGATGCTCAAGAGTTGGTTGTAGCAAATGATGGTATATCTGTTATTGTTAGCAAAGATAATACGTTCGCAACAAATTTAACAAAAGAGGAGGTTTCTCATATTTTTAGATATGATAATCCTGCAAAATATTGGAGTGATGTGAGAGAAGGATTTCCAAATGAATTAATAAAAGTTTATACTCCAGGAACAGCCTCTGGAACTTTTGAGTTTTTCACGGAAATTGTGAATGGAAAAGCTAAGCTCCAAAGAGAGGATGCTATAGTTAGTGAAGATGATAATATTTTGATCAAAGGAATAAGTGGGGACAAATATTCGATAGGATATTTTGGATATAGTTATTATGAATCAAATAAAGATAAAATTAATTTGATATCTATTGATAATGTAGAGCCATCAACACAAACTATAAATGATGAAAGCTATCTATTATCAAGACCACTTAGGATATATTTCAATAAAAATAATCTTGATAGGCAGGAAATAAGTGAATTTCTTAAATTTTATCTTTTGAATGCGGGAACTCTTGCTAAAGAGGTTAACTTAGTTCAATTATCAGATAAAAGTTATGAAAATCAACTAGATAATTTAAAATAA
- a CDS encoding sensor histidine kinase yields the protein MKIFNLILIICLLILILGMCICFLKFNNRIKRNLLNILTINSNDYLESVVNMANKKSFGLENILDLIKFKFNKVYKKYDKIWEDNYVLERTIDILEYGVLILDIKNRIYYVNDELGKLFNILDLKEMHNKLLEKTNLRWLLEFNNDTVFEIPEEYSFVNISCYIKKINNSFTIYTFKNITEQKKIDNMSTEFISNITHELKTPLTSIIGFADTLKNVENENDRQIFYDIISKEAIRLNNLISDILIFSEIQTQNDITKQKIDIMQLLYSIKQLLTPQISNSNINVNITGDRIKILSCEKYIMQIFLNIIDNSIKHSFGENIDIICKEDSKNVYIKFSDDGIGIPENEIENIFERFYKIPTSKTKFRGTGLGLSIVYGAVKKISGNVEVFNNKNKGVTFKISIPKNKVE from the coding sequence ATGAAAATTTTTAATTTAATATTGATAATTTGTTTATTAATACTAATTTTAGGTATGTGTATTTGTTTTCTAAAATTTAATAATAGAATTAAGCGTAATTTGTTAAATATTTTAACAATTAATTCTAACGATTATTTAGAATCAGTTGTTAATATGGCTAATAAAAAGAGCTTTGGATTAGAAAATATACTAGATTTGATAAAGTTTAAGTTTAATAAAGTGTATAAAAAGTATGATAAGATATGGGAAGATAACTATGTTTTAGAGCGTACAATAGATATTCTTGAATATGGGGTATTGATTTTAGATATTAAAAACAGGATTTATTATGTAAATGATGAATTAGGTAAATTGTTTAATATTTTAGATTTAAAAGAGATGCATAATAAATTGCTTGAAAAAACTAATTTAAGATGGTTGCTTGAATTTAATAATGATACTGTGTTTGAGATACCTGAAGAGTATTCATTTGTTAATATATCTTGTTATATAAAAAAGATAAATAACAGTTTTACTATATATACATTTAAAAATATAACTGAACAAAAGAAGATTGATAATATGAGTACAGAGTTTATTTCAAATATAACACATGAATTAAAAACTCCTTTAACGTCTATAATAGGATTTGCTGATACGTTAAAAAATGTTGAAAATGAAAATGATAGACAAATATTTTACGATATAATATCGAAGGAAGCTATAAGGCTTAATAATTTAATAAGTGATATACTTATTTTTTCAGAAATTCAAACACAGAATGATATAACAAAACAAAAGATAGATATTATGCAATTGTTATACAGTATTAAACAATTACTTACCCCTCAGATATCCAATAGTAATATTAATGTTAATATTACTGGAGATAGGATTAAAATTCTAAGTTGTGAAAAGTATATTATGCAAATATTTTTAAATATAATTGATAATTCGATAAAACACTCTTTTGGGGAAAATATAGATATAATTTGTAAAGAGGATAGTAAAAACGTATATATTAAATTTTCGGATGATGGAATTGGAATACCTGAAAATGAAATTGAAAATATATTTGAGAGATTTTATAAAATTCCAACTTCTAAGACAAAATTTCGAGGAACAGGTTTAGGTTTATCTATAGTATATGGTGCTGTTAAAAAGATTTCTGGGAATGTTGAGGTTTTTAATAATAAAAATAAAGGTGTTACATTTAAAATTAGTATCCCTAAAAATAAAGTAGAGTAA